One genomic region from Salvia hispanica cultivar TCC Black 2014 chromosome 2, UniMelb_Shisp_WGS_1.0, whole genome shotgun sequence encodes:
- the LOC125205919 gene encoding transcription factor MYB56-like: MATLRTSAGASRGRNTCPRWHWTHEEDDLLRTLVQEYGAARWDHIATHIQGRSGKSCRIRWLNQLQPGLNKTPFSLEEKQMLLELHKGLGNRWSVIVRFFPGRTDNQVKNHYHILAGTRKSTPSFSSNDPHVPLDNGYSQFSDVTSGGTRPPFISGSSSVYGMAVSFTQVGAPSSIPNSPGSHPHQTISDGSSMISDASSACIQDPEFIDFLGVGSSY, encoded by the exons ATGGCAACCTTGAGAACGAGTGCCGGAGCAAGTCGGGGAAGAAACACTTGCCCAAGATGGCATTGGACACATGAGGAAGATGACCTCCTAAGAACCCTTGTCCAGGAGTATGGTGCAGCAAGGTGGGACCACATTGCAACTCATATCCAAGGGAGATCAG GGAAGAGCTGTAGGATAAGGTGGCTCAACCAATTGCAGCCAGGACTTAATAAGACACCATTTAGTCTAGAAGAAAAGCAAATGCTCCTTGAGCTTCACAAAGGCTTAGGGAACAGGTGGTCTGTCATAGTCAGGTTCTTCCCCGGTCGAACAGATAACCAAGTGAAGAATCACTACCATATACTTGCAGGGACTAGGAAATCCACACCCTCGTTTTCCAGCAATGATCCCCATGTCCCTCTGGATAATGGATATTCACAGTTTTCTGATGTTACCAGTGGAGGAACGCGACCTCCATTCATCAGTGGTTCCTCTTCTGTCTATGGAATGGCTGTAAGTTTTACCCAGGTTGGAGCGCCCTCTTCCATCCCAAACAGCCCTGGTTCTCACCCACATCAGACAATTAGCGATGGGAGTTCCATGATCTCGGATGCGAGTTCTGCCTGCATCCAAGATCCTGAATTCATTGACTTTTTGGGGGTTGGGAGTTCATATTAA
- the LOC125205916 gene encoding uncharacterized protein LOC125205916 isoform X1, with product MLCFTCVDEPSSWLTHDSKALLVRLTDDTERELKMPIEMPRGLPFSVDTWTPSSNMKRTHFLTHAHKDHAQGIISHASYPIYSTLLTKTLLRQFYPQLDESMFVGIEVGQSLVIDDPDGDFVVTAFDANHCPGAVMFLFEGSFGNVFHTGDCRLTPECLLSLPDKYIGKKGKEPKCPFDYIFLDCTFGQCPVKMPSKHSAKQQVINCIWKHPDARVVYLACDLLGQEEILVEVSQTFGEKIYVDKAKNFACFNSLKLIAPEIISEDPSSRFQLFDCFPKLYERAGAMLADARANFQHEPLIIRPSSQWYACNEGVSEMEKQRKERVDQAVKDMHGIWHVCYSIHSSREEMDWALQLLGPKWVVSTTPTCRAMELDYVKKHCFKNLQTFDNSLCKLLDINMVESLVPDGSNENLSCSHVVDISSGHVEKQSGPFVISTYQQKRLSLSPPSKRPMVTLFGQASLGLPYSSFLLECKDASVICNSEEKQLIVAKNVSFQKENVITENSEEQFVTMRQIEFSGTNCSGPNNTYDKEIPTSSSMAKTAAETKNVSFVKEDITQVNAKEQLQTKRKVEFTETNSTEPAATSTARSSNCYDENLRRLYRSMNVPVPQRLPSLVMLMKTKKSARKRT from the exons ATGCTTTGTTTCACTTGTGTTGATGAACCAAGCTCTTGGCTTACCCATGACTCAAAGGCCCTCTTGGTAAG ATTAACAGACGACacagagagagaattgaagatgcCGATAGAGATGCCGAGGGGGTTGCCATTCTCGGTTGATACATGGACGCCTTCCTCCAACATGAAGAGGACTCATTTCCTCACCCACGCTCACAAAGACCACGCGCAAGGGATCATCTCTCACGCTTCCTATCCTATCTACTCCACGCTCCTTACCAAAACTCTTCTCCGCCAATTCTACCCTCAG CTTGATGAATCGATGTTCGTAGGTATTGAGGTCGGTCAATCTCTGGTGATTGACGATCCGGATGGTGATTTCGTTGTCACTGCGTTTGACGCCAATCACTGTCCAG GAGCAGTGATGTTTCTGTTTGAAGGAAGTTTTGGCAATGTATTTCACACAGGAGATTGCAGATTAACCCCCGAGTGTTTGCTAAGTTTACCAGACAAGTACATTGGCAAGAAAGGGAAAGAACCAAAATGTCCATTTGATTACATCTTTTTAGATTGCACATTTGGTCAATGTCCTGTGAAGATGCCCAGCAAACACTCAGCGAAGCAGCAG GTTATCAACTGTATATGGAAACACCCTGATGCCCGTGTGGTGTATTTGGCATGTGATCTTCTAGGTCAAGAAGAGATACTTGTAGAGGTGTCACAAACATTTGGTGAGAAGATATATGTAGATAAAGCAAAAAACTTTGCGTGCTTTAACTCGCTTAAACTTATAGCCCCTGAGATCATATCAGAAGATCCATCTTCACGTTTCCAACTATTTGATTGCTTCCCAAAACTATATGAAAGAGCTGGAGCAATGCTAGCTGATGCACGTGCTAATTTTCAGCACGAACCCCTTATTATACGTCCTTCTTCACAATGGTATGCTTGTAATGAGGGTGTTTCTGAGATGGAAAAGCAAAGAAAGGAAAGAGTTGATCAAGCTGTCAAAGATATGCATGGTATTTGGCACGTATGTTACTCAATACACTCATCCAGAGAGGAAATGGATTGGGCCTTGCAACTTCTTGGGCCTAAATGGGTAGTGTCAACAACGCCTACCTGCAGGGCTATGGAGCTGGATTATGTTAAAAAGCACTGTTTTAAAAATCTACAAACTTTTGACAACTCTCTATGCAAACTTCTTGACATTAATATGGTAGAGTCTTTAGTTCCAGATGGATCGAATGAGAATTTGAGCTGCTCGCATGTGGTGGACATCTCCAGTGGCCATGTAGAAAAGCAATCTGGACCTTTTGTCATATCCACCTACCAGCAGAAACGGTTGAGTTTATCTCCCCCAAGCAAAAGACCAATGGTCACATTATTTGGGCAAGCGAGCCTTGGACTCCCCTATTCATCCTTCCTACTTGAATGTAAAGATGCATCAGTCATTTGTAACTCTGAGGAGAAACAACTGATTGTGGCAAAGAATGTTTCCTTTCAGAAAGAAAATGTTATAACTGAGAACTCTGAAGAGCAATTTGTAACAATGAGACAAATTGAGTTTTCTGGAACAAATTGCAGTGGGCCTAACAATACTTATGATAAGGAGATTCCCACCAGTAGTTCAATGGCGAAAACAGCAGCAGAAACAAAGAATGTGTCATTTgtgaaagaagatattactCAAGTGAATGCTAAAGAGCAATTACAAACCAAGAGAAAAGTCGAATTTACTGAGACAAATTCCACAGAACCTGCTGCTACCTCAACTGCGAGGTCTTCGAACTGCTATGATGAAAACTTAAGAAGATTATACAGGTCTATGAATGTACCAGTGCCTCAGCGCCTTCCCTCTCTTGTGATGCTaatgaaaaccaaaaaatcTGCAAGGAAGAGGACTTAA
- the LOC125205916 gene encoding uncharacterized protein LOC125205916 isoform X2 — translation MPIEMPRGLPFSVDTWTPSSNMKRTHFLTHAHKDHAQGIISHASYPIYSTLLTKTLLRQFYPQLDESMFVGIEVGQSLVIDDPDGDFVVTAFDANHCPGAVMFLFEGSFGNVFHTGDCRLTPECLLSLPDKYIGKKGKEPKCPFDYIFLDCTFGQCPVKMPSKHSAKQQVINCIWKHPDARVVYLACDLLGQEEILVEVSQTFGEKIYVDKAKNFACFNSLKLIAPEIISEDPSSRFQLFDCFPKLYERAGAMLADARANFQHEPLIIRPSSQWYACNEGVSEMEKQRKERVDQAVKDMHGIWHVCYSIHSSREEMDWALQLLGPKWVVSTTPTCRAMELDYVKKHCFKNLQTFDNSLCKLLDINMVESLVPDGSNENLSCSHVVDISSGHVEKQSGPFVISTYQQKRLSLSPPSKRPMVTLFGQASLGLPYSSFLLECKDASVICNSEEKQLIVAKNVSFQKENVITENSEEQFVTMRQIEFSGTNCSGPNNTYDKEIPTSSSMAKTAAETKNVSFVKEDITQVNAKEQLQTKRKVEFTETNSTEPAATSTARSSNCYDENLRRLYRSMNVPVPQRLPSLVMLMKTKKSARKRT, via the exons atgcCGATAGAGATGCCGAGGGGGTTGCCATTCTCGGTTGATACATGGACGCCTTCCTCCAACATGAAGAGGACTCATTTCCTCACCCACGCTCACAAAGACCACGCGCAAGGGATCATCTCTCACGCTTCCTATCCTATCTACTCCACGCTCCTTACCAAAACTCTTCTCCGCCAATTCTACCCTCAG CTTGATGAATCGATGTTCGTAGGTATTGAGGTCGGTCAATCTCTGGTGATTGACGATCCGGATGGTGATTTCGTTGTCACTGCGTTTGACGCCAATCACTGTCCAG GAGCAGTGATGTTTCTGTTTGAAGGAAGTTTTGGCAATGTATTTCACACAGGAGATTGCAGATTAACCCCCGAGTGTTTGCTAAGTTTACCAGACAAGTACATTGGCAAGAAAGGGAAAGAACCAAAATGTCCATTTGATTACATCTTTTTAGATTGCACATTTGGTCAATGTCCTGTGAAGATGCCCAGCAAACACTCAGCGAAGCAGCAG GTTATCAACTGTATATGGAAACACCCTGATGCCCGTGTGGTGTATTTGGCATGTGATCTTCTAGGTCAAGAAGAGATACTTGTAGAGGTGTCACAAACATTTGGTGAGAAGATATATGTAGATAAAGCAAAAAACTTTGCGTGCTTTAACTCGCTTAAACTTATAGCCCCTGAGATCATATCAGAAGATCCATCTTCACGTTTCCAACTATTTGATTGCTTCCCAAAACTATATGAAAGAGCTGGAGCAATGCTAGCTGATGCACGTGCTAATTTTCAGCACGAACCCCTTATTATACGTCCTTCTTCACAATGGTATGCTTGTAATGAGGGTGTTTCTGAGATGGAAAAGCAAAGAAAGGAAAGAGTTGATCAAGCTGTCAAAGATATGCATGGTATTTGGCACGTATGTTACTCAATACACTCATCCAGAGAGGAAATGGATTGGGCCTTGCAACTTCTTGGGCCTAAATGGGTAGTGTCAACAACGCCTACCTGCAGGGCTATGGAGCTGGATTATGTTAAAAAGCACTGTTTTAAAAATCTACAAACTTTTGACAACTCTCTATGCAAACTTCTTGACATTAATATGGTAGAGTCTTTAGTTCCAGATGGATCGAATGAGAATTTGAGCTGCTCGCATGTGGTGGACATCTCCAGTGGCCATGTAGAAAAGCAATCTGGACCTTTTGTCATATCCACCTACCAGCAGAAACGGTTGAGTTTATCTCCCCCAAGCAAAAGACCAATGGTCACATTATTTGGGCAAGCGAGCCTTGGACTCCCCTATTCATCCTTCCTACTTGAATGTAAAGATGCATCAGTCATTTGTAACTCTGAGGAGAAACAACTGATTGTGGCAAAGAATGTTTCCTTTCAGAAAGAAAATGTTATAACTGAGAACTCTGAAGAGCAATTTGTAACAATGAGACAAATTGAGTTTTCTGGAACAAATTGCAGTGGGCCTAACAATACTTATGATAAGGAGATTCCCACCAGTAGTTCAATGGCGAAAACAGCAGCAGAAACAAAGAATGTGTCATTTgtgaaagaagatattactCAAGTGAATGCTAAAGAGCAATTACAAACCAAGAGAAAAGTCGAATTTACTGAGACAAATTCCACAGAACCTGCTGCTACCTCAACTGCGAGGTCTTCGAACTGCTATGATGAAAACTTAAGAAGATTATACAGGTCTATGAATGTACCAGTGCCTCAGCGCCTTCCCTCTCTTGTGATGCTaatgaaaaccaaaaaatcTGCAAGGAAGAGGACTTAA
- the LOC125205918 gene encoding mitogen-activated protein kinase kinase kinase 3 gives MPAWWGKKGRSKDSVKSSSVKNEKKRGKEIDSHRVNSLDEGLLQPTPRISRDFSAGVRELSGRDSSGFSGFDSASSLDKGQPQPLPRPLGASNDHSHGVGSGSGSGSVSSVSSSGSSDDHAQVAADQPAFRGHGENRLSPLMRSPARASRCSTTPVSPLHARLGGMSLDSPGGKLEEGKSELHKLPLPPGSPASPSALPTPRSPGTNESSSYNASKWRKGKLLGRGTFGHVYLGFNSENGQMCAIKEVRLVSDDQSSKESLKQLNQEISLLSQLSHPNIVQYYGSDLSEERLSVYLEYVSGGSIHKLLQEYGAFAEPVIQNYTRQILSGLAYLHGRNTVHRDIKGANILVDPNGEIKLADFGMAKHIANCSSMLSFKGSPYWMAPEVVMNTNGYSLPVDIWSLGCTVLEMATSKPPWSQYEGVAAIFKIGNSKDAPEIPEYLSADAKGFIRLCLQREPSARPTASQLLTHPFVRNQTTARANVNITREAFPRSFDGSRTPTAQEMQSSRPKNSSFDRDDGPRLNIPRTLLSPRDDTRMITSLPVSPSSSPLRRDVGAYNSFFLSPQHPSYPYVGQSSQNYSDHSVFPLRPISRTSLEIPQFRAQAPFRSPTRNIL, from the exons ATGCCGGCTTGGTGGGGGAAGAAGGGGCGGAGCAAGGATTCGGTGAAGAGTTCATCGGTGAAGAATGAGAAGAAGAGAGGGAAGGAGATTGACAGCCATAGAGTCAACAGCTTGGACGAAGGTCTACTGCAGCCGACGCCGAGAATCAGCAGAGATTTTTCCGCCGGCGTTAGAGAATTGAGCGGCCGAGATTCATCTGGCTTCTCCGGCTTCGATTCGGCGTCTTCGTTGGATAAAGGCCAGCCGCAGCCGTTGCCTAGGCCGTTGGGGGCATCGAATGATCATAGTCATGGCGTCGGGTCTGGATCTGGATCGGGTTCGGTTTCGAGCGTCAGTTCTTCTGGGTCGTCCGATGATCACGCTCAAGTTGCGGCTGATCAGCCTGCTTTTAG AGGACATGGCGAGAACAGATTGAGTCCTTTGATGAGAAGCCCAGCCCGAGCTTCCAGGTGCAGTACAACACCCGTATCACCCCTTCATGCGCGTCTTGGTGGAATGAGTTTGGACTCTCCGGGTGGGAAGCTGGAAGAAGGGAAGAGCGAGCTTCATAAACTTCCCCTTCCACCTGGTTCTCCAGCTAGCCCTTCTGCGTTACCAACCCCAAGAAGTCCTGGTACAAATGAAAGCTCGAGTTATAATGCTTCTAAATGGAGAAAAGGAAAGCTTCTAGGAAGAGGCACTTTTGGTCATGTTTACCTTGGCTTTAACAG TGAGAATGGGCAAATGTGTGCCATAAAAGAAGTTAGACTTGTTTCAGATGATCAGTCATCAAAAGAAAGTCTCAAGCAACTGAATCAG GAAATAAGCTTGCTAAGTCAGCTTTCACATCCAAATATTGTTCAATACTATGGAAGTGATCTG AGTGAAGAAAGGCTATCAGTTTATTTGGAGTATGTTTCTGGAGGTTCCATCCACAAATTACTGCAAGAATATGGTGCGTTTGCCGAACCTGTTATCCAAAATTACACCCGTCAGATCCTCTCTGGTCTGGCCTACTTGCACGGGCGCAATACTGTACACAG AGATATCAAGGGAGCAAATATTTTGGTAGACCCAAATGGTGAAATTAAACTTGCTGATTTTGGAATGGCAAAACAT ataGCTAACTGTTCATCAATGCTCTCCTTCAAAGGAAGTCCTTATTGGATGGCACCTGAG GTGGTTATGAATACAAATGGATACAGCCTTCCAGTAGATATCTGGAGCTTAGGATGCACAGTTCTTGAAATGGCTACTTCTAAACCGCCCTGGAGCCAGTATGAAGGG GTTGCtgctatatttaaaattggaaaCAGCAAAGATGCTCCAGAAATTCCAGAGTACCTATCTGCTGATGCAAAAGGTTTCATAAGGCTATGCTTGCAGCGGGAGCCATCTGCCAGGCCAACTGCATCCCAGTTACTCACTCACCCTTTTGTTAGAAATCAAACAACAGCACGGGCTAATGTCAATATAACAAGAGAGGCTTTTCCTCGGTCTTTTGATGGAAGCCGCACACCG ACTGCTCAGGAAATGCAGTCCAGCAGACCGAAGAACAGCTCTTTCGATAGAGATGATGGTCCGAGGTTAAATATACCAAGGACCTTATTAAGCCCTAG GGATGACACGAGAATGATTACATCACTGCCTGTATCTCCCTCCTCAAGCCCATTACGACGTGATGTAGGGGCGTACAACAGCTTTTTCCTTTCTCCACAGCACCCCTCTTATCCTTATGTTGGGCAGAGCAGTCAAAATTATAGTGATCACTCGGTATTTCCGTTAAGGCCCATCTCAAGAACATCGCTCGAAATCCCACAATTTAGAGCTCAAGCGCCATTTAGATCTCCAACGAGGAACATACTATAG
- the LOC125204681 gene encoding cytochrome P450 CYP82D47-like has product MEYLVVAAYAALAFFSLLFSYLVWSRFAKKPRNLPAEAAGARFLVGHLDVVSGRVGLPHVNLANLADENGPIFRIRLGVHPAVVVSSWELAKELFTTHDATVSSRPQIKAGKHLAYDHAMLGFSSYGPYWRQLRKLISLELLSARRVELQRSARASETALLLRDLHARCGSGRALVDMKELFGELSMNVVLGVVAGKRFSGRDEAEEARRCRRVMRDFFHLAGFFVPADALPYLGWLDLGGHERRMKTTAKELDDIVGEWLVEHRQKGNSGKDFMDVMISVMEGADLQSHYDVDTIIKATCGNLISGGTDATAVVLIWALSVLLNNRHVIKKAQEEIDKHVGKERLVSESDITNLVYLQAICKESLRLYPPAPLGGTRRLTQDCKIGGYDIPQGTWLMVNMWKMHRDPRVWPDPLEFRPERFLEGDKIVDVKGQDFKMIPFGAGRRICPGANFGQQMVQIVLATLLQSFDLSTPDDQPIDMTESAGLTNFKATPLDVLITPRLPPTLYT; this is encoded by the exons ATGGAGTACCTCGTCGTGGCCGCCTACGCCGCTCTTGCCTTCTTTTCCCTTCTCTTCTCCTACTTAGTATGGTCAAGATTCGCTAAGAAACCCCGCAACCTCCCGGCGGAGGCCGCGGGGGCGCGGTTCTTGGTGGGGCACCTCGACGTGGTGAGCGGCCGCGTCGGGCTGCCCCACGTAAACCTGGCGAACCTGGCGGATGAAAACGGCCCGATATTCAGGATCCGGCTGGGCGTGCACCCGGCCGTGGTGGTGAGCAGCTGGGAGCTGGCCAAGGAGCTCTTCACCACCCACGACGCCACCGTGTCGTCGCGGCCGCAGATAAAGGCGGGGAAGCACCTCGCCTACGACCACGCCATGCTCGGCTTCTCCTCCTACGGCCCCTACTGGCGCCAGCTCCGCAAGCTCATCTCCCTCGAGCTCCTCTCCGCGCGCCGCGTGGAGCTGCAGCGGAGCGCGCGCGCGTCGGAGACGGCGCTGCTCCTGAGGGACCTCCACGCGCGGTGCGGGTCGGGGCGGGCGCTGGTGGACATGAAGGAGCTGTTCGGGGAGCTGAGCATGAACGTCGTCCTCGGCGTCGTGGCGGGGAAGAGGTTCAGCGGCCGGGACGAGGCGGAGGAGGCGCGCCGGTGCCGCCGGGTGATGAGGGATTTCTTCCACCTGGCGGGGTTCTTCGTGCCGGCCGATGCGCTGCCGTACCTCGGGTGGCTGGATCTCGGCGGCCACGAGCGGAGGATGAAGACGACCGCCAAGGAGCTGGATGACATCGTCGGAGAGTGGCTGGTGGAGCACCGGCAAAAGGGGAACTCCGGCAAGGATTTCATGGACGTGATGATATCTGTGATGGAGGGAGCGGATCTGCAGAGCCACTACGACGTTGACACCATCATCAAAGCTACTTGTGGC AATTTGATATCGGGTGGGACTGATGCTACAGCCGTCGTACTCATCTGGGCACTCTCCGTCCTCCTTAACAACCGGCATGTCATCAAAAAGGCTCAAGAAGAAATAGACAAGCATGTGGGAAAGGAAAGACTAGTGTCAGAATCAGACATCACCAATTTAGTGTATCTTCAAGCCATATGCAAAGAGAGCCTAAGGTTATATCCTCCAGCGCCCTTAGGTGGGACGCGGCGGCTAACCCAAGATTGCAAAATCGGAGGCTACGATATTCCTCAAGGCACTTGGCTGATGGTCAACATGTGGAAGATGCATCGCGACCCGAGAGTTTGGCCGGACCCCTTGGAGTTTAGGCCAGAGAGGTTTCTCGAGGGCGATAAAATTGTGGATGTCAAGGGGCAAGATTTCAAGATGATCCCGTTTGGTGCAGGTCGGAGAATTTGCCCCGGGGCCAATTTCGGGCAGCAAATGGTGCAAATAGTGTTGGCCACCTTGTTGCAGTCATTTGACCTCTCCACACCTGATGATCAACCCATTGATATGACTGAGAGTGCTGGATTGACAAACTTCAAAGCTACACCTCTTGATGTTCTTATCACACCAAGACTACCACCAACCCTATATACTTAG